The genomic region GATATATGGGCCACCCACTTCAGTCTCTTATATTACCATCCGCCTTTTGAATCCATGGGTTCCTCATCTTCTGATATGAGGGAACTGTAAAGGACTTGTGTGTCAGCAGATGTTGGTGTCTGGAGGGGATGATGAtagcttcttgttgttcagtcactcagtcatgttcagctcttcaTGACCGCATGGACTCTagcacatgaggcttccctgtccttcaccatctcccaagttTGCTCAAGTTAATGCTATGTTGATTTATATTAAATCACCTTAGGGTTTTTACACCCAGCAACTCTTTGAAGCTGGTCTCTATTATTTATCATtggcaacaacaacagtaatgtTAAGTATATTTACATTGCTGTCCAGCCAATATTAAGAGCTTTTTGTATCTTGTAAAATGGAAACTGTGCCCCATTTAACAATACCTCCCCATTTTCCCCTtagccccagcccctggcaaagcatcattctactttctgtctctatggctTTGACTCCACTCGGCACTtcatagaagtggaatcatacattTGTATAGCGGCGAGTGTCTTAAGAGTGGctccaatgataaagaatctgcctgcagtgcaggagatctggattcaatccatgggttgagacgatcccctggaggagggcatggcaaacactccagtattcttgcctggaaaatccccaaggacagaagagtcaGAGGGCttgcaaagacatgactgagcaactaacacacacagacaaggGAGTGACAGAAAGCTTTCCCCAAACTTTCTGGGTCTTAATTATCTTTAGCTCATAAAGAATCCATGAGCCAAAGTGGCACATTTGGGAAGACATATTCTCATCCCCCTCACTTCTCTTCAAGCAAATCTTCGAGTGACCTTGAAACATTAAAAACCTTCTTTACGTCTGAAGAAACCAAAGTTCACACAGAGAGAACTTGCCCAATGAGTCCTTTTACCACCTGCTCCCATCACTCCATTGCTCTGTGGAATTGAGCTTCCAAGGTCAAGGGCAGATGGACATCCTTGATGACTTTGTGCCTTGCTTTCTTAGCAGATAGTAGCCTCCTCAACTATGTCTACAATGCTGGGTCAGTATCTATGCCAGTTTGGTCAGAAGCTGGTCCGCAGGAAGCCACAGCTCAGGGAGGAACCCGAGAGTCCCGAGACCCATCCTCCGAACACTCTGGACCTGGTGGTGATGGGTTTGGACAACATGTTGGGAGCTGGCATATACATCCTGATTGGTGGAGTGGCCAAATACGTAGCTGGACCAGTAATCATCCTTTTCTTACTGGTGGCCGGCCTGACTACTGTGTTGTCTGGGCTCTGCTATGTCGAGTTGGCAGCTGGAGTAGAGAGACCCGGTACTGTGTATTTCATCAGCTATGTCACAATGGGACAACTGTACGCCTTCATTACTGGCTGGAACCTCTTACTGTATTTAATTAATGGTGAGATGATGGAGAAGGGTGAGAAGTGGGCCTTAAGATGGAGAAAGTAGGAGAGATGACTGGGGGCTTCACTCACTGATCAGAACTTTGTTATCCACCTTTGGGGCAGAGTTGGGAGAGGGGTAATGGTGGCAGGAAAATTGCACAACCTCATTGCATGCAGGTCTATCCTGCTTTCCTTAAATGATGGACTGAGAAACCAGAGGAAAGGAACTGTAGGGAATGGGTGAGAGGGAGGCAAGTCCCTAGGCTCATCCCCTGACCACAGTGAAGTCTTTGCTCAGCTGTTGCCTTCCTGGATTTTCCCTTACAGCTCAACTTAAAAATTCAACTCTGATCTAGTCCCTCCTAGTGCCATTTAgctgtgtttctttgttttccatcACTTCTATCTCCTAGCATGTTACATAGTTGGCATTTTTGTGAATCACCTGGGTCTCCCCTGTCCACCCCATGTGAAGAAACTCTTTGAGATCAGGTGTTTTTTTGCTCACCTCCTGCCCCAAATATCTCACATGGCACATAATAAGGGTTCAGTTTCTGTCTGCTTGTAAACATTCCTTCTTCTGTTGCTTTAGCCACTGCCTGTATAGCCCGGGCCTGGAGCTCCACCTTTGACACCCTGATTGGGAACCACATCACTGAGGCATTAGGGGGAACTTTCTCTCTGCAAACGCCCTACTTCCTGGTCTCATTTCCAGACTTTCTTGCCCTGGGTCTGGTGCTCCTGCTCACAGGTGAGAAGGAccagagacagaaaaggaaggcCGAGGTATGGAGGGGGAGCTGGCATGGGGAAGACTTGGGGTGGCAGAAAGGTGGGGAATTAGGACTGGGAAAGGGGGGttggataaagaaaaagagaaaggcaagaCAGAGAATATTTTTTTGTACCTTGGACTACTGGTAATTTAAGTTGGATCATTCTTTGGTGtggggtgttttttgttttttaaaaaaaattttgtttggggAATTCCCCAGTGATTCAATGGTTAGGagactgtgctttcactgctgaagttttgggctcaatccctggtcagggaactaagaccccacatgccaagaGGGGTGCCCTCCCCAAAAAAATCATTGTTGGATGTTGAGTAGCATTTACCATCTTTATGTGCTAGGTACCAGTGACACCAAACCCCAAAATGGTGACAATTGGGATGTCAACACACAAGGCCAATGTCCCTTGGAGCATAAAATCACCCCAACTTGGAATCATTTACCTAGACCAacaagtttcttcctctgtactgAGatcaaagctgtgtgtgtgtgttttaactgaGAGGAAATTCACATAAATTtaaccattttattatttttcccagctttattgaaatataattcacttcatggcaaatagatgggggaaaatggaaacagtgagagactttattttcttgggttcccaaatcactgtggatggggactgcagccatgaaattaaaagacacatgctccttctagacagtatattaaaaagtagagacatcactgctgacaaagatccatctagtcaaagcagtggtttttctagtagtcatgtacagatgtgagagttggactaaaaagaaggccgagtaccaaagaattgaggcttttgattgcagtgctggagaagagtcttgagaatctcttgggctgcaaggagatccaatcagtccatcctaaaggaaattagtcctgaatattcattggaagaactgatgctgaaacagaagctccaatactttggccacctgatgagaagaactgactcactggaaaagaccttgatgttgagaaagactgagggcaggaagaaaaggggatgacagaggatgagaggttggatggcatcattgactcaatggacatggtctTGAGCAACTgtgggagatcgtgaaggacaggggagcctggggtgctgcagtccatggggtcacaaagagtcagacatgactgagtggctgaaccgCAACAACAACTGACACTCACAACCGCAACAACAACTGACACTCAATTCTTTGGTAAAATCTTGTAAAAGATTAAGATGATTTGATAGACATGGATATTGTGAGATGATGGTCACAGTAAGGAAATATCCATCTGCAAGTGTTCCATTCATTGGAACTTAGTACATTCCCAGTGCTGGGTAGCCACCACCCCATCCAGTAccaaacattttcatcacaacAAAAGGAAACCCTGTACCCTCTGAGCAGTCACTGTCAGTGACTGAGCCtatgccccctgtagtggaagctcagggtcttaaccaatggactgcaAGGGGACTCCTGGATTTAGTTATTTAGTTgtctcattttccatttttcccataGGACTACTGGCTCTGAGAGTTCATGAGTCAACTCTGATTTACAAAGTGTTCACAGGCTTGAACATTTTGGTTCTCAGCTTCATCATCATCTCTGGCTTCATTAAGGGAGACTTGCACAACTGGAAGCTCACAGAACAGGACTATGCTTTGGCTGCAGCTGGAGCTGGTGATGCCTCTAGGTTAGGAGGGCACACTGGGTTGTagtaatgcatgtgtgtgtggtgtgcagaGTTGGGAATACGGTGGGGACTAATGACACCTGGACTGATGGTCCAAACGTGGGGGTCCCTGGAGCCCTGGACTTATGGTATGAAGGGAGGAGCCCAGTAGAGATGGCTGAACACACCTCACCCATgttcctcctctttcctcctctcacCATAGCTTGGGCCTTCTGGGTTCTGGAGGGTTTGTGCCTTTTGGctttgatggaattctccagggagcaGCTACATGTTTCTATGCATTTATTGGTTTTGCTGGCATTGTCAGTGCAGGTAATATGGGCCTCGTGTGTCCCATGAGGGGTTTGGGAACAGAATGGGCTGCCCTTGGGCACAAGGGTGGGTAGAAGTTTAGGTTGCTTTTGAAGCTTGAAGGGTTAAGTGGGTCTGGTGATTTCACCCCAATGTGTTTACTGACCCAATACCTCCTCCCATCCTGAAGGGAAAAAAGCCAGCAACCCTCAGTGGCCCATGCCCATGGCTGTCGTGATCTCCTTCTTCATCTGCTTTTTGGTGTGTTTTGGTGTCTCGGCGGCCCTCACCCTCATGGTGCCCTACTACCTGATTCAGCTCGAGAGCCCCTTGCCGCAGGCCTTCGTCTATGTTGGGTGGGAGCCTGCCAAATATGTCGTGGCTGTTGGCACCCTCTGCATTCTTTCATACAGGTCAGTGTCATGGTTTTCTCCTCCTCTACTCTCAGATGCTCGGGTATCCCCAGACCTAGGGACTGAGAGACGAGAGAGGAAGACATCTTGCCCCAGGTAGACCAGGGAGCAAAAGCCCCGGTCTTTCCTGCTTCTACACCTTCTCACCCAttcccattttctcttccagtctTCTGAGTATCATGTTTATCATGGTTCAGTTGACCTATGCAATGGCAGAGGATGGGCTCCTTTTCCGGGGACTTGCCTGGATCCCTGCCCCCACCAATGCCCCCACCGTCATTATCCGCACCACTGATGTCCACATCATTGTCCACACCGTTGCCCCCACAGGAACCCCCATCATGGCCATCTTGGTTCCTGGAGCTCTTGCAGGTGAATAAGCAAAACTCacccttttaaaaatcatacttcTTAATGCGCATTTTTCTAGTGGTTTCTAACTCTCCCCCACCGTCTTTGCTCCCTCATCCCAGCGGTCATGGCACTACTCTTCGACTTCACTGACCTGGTGGATCTCATGTCATTTCGATCCCTGCTTGCTTACTCCCTGGTGACATTTTCTGTCCTTGTCCTCAGGTGAGATCCCATGACACCTTGACTGGGGGGACAGTCTTTGACTTGTAAGTGTTGATGGGGAGGTAATCATCTTCTACCTTCATGCTGCCTCGTCAATGTCCTGCTACCATTGATTGGGGAAAGAGGCATTAGACAAACTGATGTTGGATCAGCAGTAGGGGCTGTTAGTAATATTGCCTTAATATTTCTAATTCAGGTATCAACCAGCCCAGAATGGAAGCaagaaggagaaaacagaggaggaaactgagatggAGCCTAAAGTTGAAGGAGGTCCTTTGGAATCTGAATCTGAAGCAGGAACCTCAAACATTCTAAAGAGTCTGTGGTTCCCTCCCAGCACCATCCCCACACAGAAATCTGGCCAGATTGTCTATGGATGTGCCTCCCTGCTTGGTGAGCAGCGGGATTTCTCTTTGATCATATTCTGAAATTGACAGGATGGCACTGGAGTGTGTATTTTGCCAGCTGAGGAGTCTTGGAGATATGATGGCCCCTCCTGATGTGGGCAGCCTGGGGAGGGGTGTGACCCAAGGTCCTgacatctttattttctgattccAGCCTGTTTTCCTCCACCTTGACCCTTGCAGTTCTCCTGCTGACCATCCTGAGCCTGATCCTGGCCCAGTGGCCCAGCCAGGTGTTCTCTGGAGACCCCGTGCTCACAACAGtggctgtgctgctgctgctgctgctcatcaCTGGGGTCACGGTCATCATCTGGAGGCAGCCCCAGGACCCCTCTCCTCTTCCATTCAGGGTAGGTGACCTTATGTGCCCAAAGTGTCCACCTTGAGTGAAGGAGGTCTGCATGCTTTACGTCTAAACACCCTTTGCTTGACAGGCAATGAGGGGATTTGCTGAAACCAATGGACTCTTCCCTGATTCACACTCAGTGCTTTAGAAACTCAGTCTCACTAAGCACTGAGCACACAGTCTGAGAAGAACTGGAGTCTTCCTGCCCACATGGGGTAGGGTCTCCCTTTCAGACATCTGGGGTGTGTTCAGGAAGGAACTGACTTTGCTCACAGGTCCCTGCTTTGCCTGCCCTCTTCCTGGTGAGCACCTTTGTGAATGTTTACTTGATGATACAGATGACCACTCAGACCTGGGCCCAATTTGGCATCTGGATGGCGATTGGTGAGTGGTTTTCTGGGTTACAGAGGCTTCTTCAGTGATGTAGCCCAATATTCTTCCTACTACATCTCTCCTAAACTGCGTCAGACACCATAATAGGAGGCCTATTGGGCATTTGTAAGTGAGCAGGGCACCTACTTTCCCTTCTCACTGTCTCATCTCCCTACTAGGATTTGCCATATACTTTGGATATGGGATCCGACACAGCCTGGGGGAGAACAATGATCAACAGCCAGCAGCCTCCACTTCACAGACTTAACAGAAACATCCCTAGCGATGAATTGTCTTAACCACATGACATGGATGTTGTGTGGAATCCCTCCATGCACTGGAGGATCTGTTGGTTCGAGGGGCACTGTGAGCCTCTATGGACTGTGAAGGCAGAATGCATTTACAGCCGTGTATTTATTGCTAGTGGACAAAGTGGCTTTAATGCTGTAAATGCTGACTGAAACATTTAAAAGCATAATACACATCCAGAAAAGtgaattttcatgaaaaatgtacaaaaatgtaACCAGAAaccagaggaagaaataaaatattaacttgaACATAAGCACTGGCTCCTTGTGCCTGTTTCCAGTGAAAACACATAAATTGTCACATGGGAAGGAAACACAGGTAACCATATATTGtgacaagaaagtgaaagtcgctcatcatttccaactctttgtgaccccaaggacgaTACAGTCCATAAATTCTCTAAGCCAGCAAGCTGGAGtggacagcctttcccttctccagtggatcttcccaactcagggatcgaacccaggtctcccacattgcaggcggattctttaccagttgaaccaccagggaatcccaatatactagagtgggtagactatcccttctccagcagattttcctgagCCAGGTATCGaatcaaggtctcctgcattgcaggaggattatttaccaactgagctaccagggaagcccatattatgaCAAGAGTTGCACTTTAGGGGggcttcctggcagtccagtggttaagacctggCCTTCCTATGCAGGGGGtgcctgtttgatccctggttgtggaactaagatcccacatgcctcatggtcaaaaaaccaggccataaaatggaagcaataagaacttttattttattttattttttttctcaatatcaGTTggatattacttttatttattttttttaaatttttttattagttggaggccaaccacttcacaacacttcagtgggttttgtcatacattgacatgaatcagccatagagttacacgtgttccccaaccccatcccccctcccacctccctctccacccgattcctctgggtcttcccagtgcaccaggcccaagcacttgactcatgcatcccacctgggctggtgatctgtttcaccatagataatatacatgctgttctttcgaaacatcccaccctcaccgtctcccacagagttcaaaagtctgttctgtacttctgtgtctctttttctgttttgcatatagggttatcattaccatctttctaaattccatatatatgtgttagtatgctgtaatgttctttgtctttctggcttacttcactctgtataatgggctccagtttcatccatctcattagaattgattcaaatgaattatttttaacggctgagtaatattccatggtgtatatgtaccacagcttccttatccattcgtctgctgatgggcatctgggttggaagcaataaaaacttttaaaatggtccacataaaaaaatatatttaaagcaaaagaaaaagagctaCACTAAAGGtattccctggaggcccaggagttaggactccgtgctttcactgccatggccagggttcagtccccagtcggggaactaagattctaaaaactgtgcaatgtggccaaaaaataagaaaaagagattaaaaatgaatttaaaagaatttcacttaaaaaaaaaatgaaaatctaatCAGCTTTATTGAACAACTCATGACTTTAAACATGTTCTCatactcctttttcctttctagtAGAGCTTATAAAGTGtccatattattttttctttaaatatttgagagaATTCAAGCAGAGAAGTCATCTGAGCCTGAGCTTTGCTTTGTGGGAGGATTTATAATTACCAATTCAAGTTCCTGTTTTATGGCAACTCAGATCTTTCTTCAGAAAAAAGAGCTGCAATTTAAACATGAGAAAAGAGATAGGTTGGAAGTAGAAGGAAAGGAACAGATACATCATGCAAACAATAACATAGAAAGGTAGCATAGcaatattaatatcagacaaaatagattttaggAAAAAGAGCATAATAACAGATAAAATAGGTTATTTTACAGTGAGAAAGATAGTCGgtcattttcatcttttcctcCAGCTTCGCTGAGATATAGAATCACACTGTGT from Muntiacus reevesi chromosome 2, mMunRee1.1, whole genome shotgun sequence harbors:
- the LOC136158921 gene encoding cationic amino acid transporter 3-like, which translates into the protein MLGQYLCQFGQKLVRRKPQLREEPESPETHPPNTLDLVVMGLDNMLGAGIYILIGGVAKYVAGPVIILFLLVAGLTTVLSGLCYVELAAGVERPGTVYFISYVTMGQLYAFITGWNLLLYLINATACIARAWSSTFDTLIGNHITEALGGTFSLQTPYFLVSFPDFLALGLVLLLTGLLALRVHESTLIYKVFTGLNILVLSFIIISGFIKGDLHNWKLTEQDYALAAAGAGDASSLGLLGSGGFVPFGFDGILQGAATCFYAFIGFAGIVSAGKKASNPQWPMPMAVVISFFICFLVCFGVSAALTLMVPYYLIQLESPLPQAFVYVGWEPAKYVVAVGTLCILSYSLLSIMFIMVQLTYAMAEDGLLFRGLAWTVAPTGTPIMAILVPGALAAVMALLFDFTDLVDLMSFRSLLAYSLVTFSVLVLRYQPAQNGSKKEKTEEETEMEPKVEGGPLESESEAGTSNILKSLWFPPSTIPTQKSGQIVYGCASLLVLLLTILSLILAQWPSQVFSGDPVLTTVAVLLLLLLITGVTVIIWRQPQDPSPLPFRVPALPALFLVSTFVNVYLMIQMTTQTWAQFGIWMAIGFAIYFGYGIRHSLGENNDQQPAASTSQT